One segment of Nitrospinota bacterium DNA contains the following:
- a CDS encoding type II toxin-antitoxin system RelE/ParE family toxin has protein sequence MIRNFKDKDAKAIFERRRVKKFPDSLAQRAFEKLIMLDAAERIDDLRLPPGNRLEALGGNRRGQWGIRINGQRRICFRRENGNDADVEICDYH, from the coding sequence GTGATACGGAATTTCAAGGACAAGGACGCAAAGGCAATCTTTGAGCGAAGAAGGGTTAAAAAATTCCCGGATTCCCTGGCCCAACGGGCTTTTGAAAAACTTATCATGCTGGATGCCGCCGAGCGGATAGACGATCTGCGGCTTCCGCCCGGCAATAGGCTTGAGGCCTTGGGCGGCAACAGAAGGGGACAATGGGGTATCCGGATCAACGGCCAGCGGCGGATATGTTTCCGCCGGGAAAACGGGAACGACGCTGATGTGGAGATATGCGATTACCACTGA
- a CDS encoding HigA family addiction module antidote protein, translating to MSKNKLKPVHPGTLLLKEFLEPLGISQRALAGGIAVPPRRVNEIVLGKRGISADTALRLGRYFGMSAGFWLNLQKRFEMDTAIDRAGDLIERQVKARSAA from the coding sequence ATGTCGAAAAATAAACTCAAGCCGGTGCATCCCGGCACGCTGTTGCTTAAGGAATTTTTAGAGCCGCTGGGGATCAGCCAGCGTGCGCTGGCGGGAGGCATCGCGGTGCCGCCGCGCCGCGTCAACGAGATCGTTCTGGGCAAGCGCGGCATCAGCGCCGACACAGCCCTGCGCTTGGGGCGTTATTTTGGCATGTCCGCCGGGTTTTGGCTCAATCTTCAAAAACGCTTTGAAATGGATACCGCCATCGACCGCGCCGGAGACCTCATAGAACGCCAGGTAAAAGCGCGGAGCGCGGCGTAG
- a CDS encoding enoyl-ACP reductase: MTYPLSLQGKNALIFGVANDRSIAWGIAEELHRAGANLAFTYAGEILEKRVRPLAESVGATFVEPCDVTSDEQIEKVMAAFKEKVGRLDILIHAVAFADREDLKDHFYTTSRKGFAMAMDISVFSLVAITRAALPLMEGGEASVLTLSYYGAEKVVKRYNVMGVAKAALEASVRYLANDLGPKGIRVNAISAGPIKTLAASGIGDFRSMLKHHEKTAPLHRNVSQEEVGKAALYLCSPLASGVTGEIMYVDCGYNIMASVPAEEAAKAE; the protein is encoded by the coding sequence ATGACCTACCCGTTATCGCTTCAGGGAAAAAACGCGCTCATCTTTGGCGTGGCAAACGACCGCAGCATCGCCTGGGGTATCGCGGAAGAGCTGCACCGCGCCGGGGCGAACCTTGCCTTCACCTACGCGGGTGAGATACTGGAAAAGCGCGTCCGCCCGCTGGCGGAGTCGGTCGGCGCCACGTTCGTCGAGCCGTGCGACGTTACGAGCGATGAGCAGATCGAAAAGGTCATGGCGGCCTTTAAGGAAAAAGTCGGCCGCCTCGACATTCTCATCCACGCCGTCGCTTTCGCCGACCGCGAGGACTTAAAGGATCATTTTTACACCACCAGCCGCAAAGGGTTCGCCATGGCGATGGACATCTCGGTTTTCTCGCTGGTGGCCATTACCCGCGCGGCGCTGCCGCTGATGGAAGGGGGCGAAGCGAGCGTTTTGACCCTTTCCTATTACGGCGCGGAGAAGGTGGTGAAGAGGTACAACGTGATGGGGGTGGCGAAGGCGGCGCTGGAAGCGTCCGTGCGCTACCTCGCCAACGACCTCGGCCCCAAGGGGATACGCGTGAACGCCATATCGGCCGGGCCGATCAAAACGCTGGCCGCCAGCGGCATCGGCGATTTCCGCAGCATGCTCAAGCACCACGAAAAAACCGCGCCGCTCCACCGCAACGTTTCGCAGGAAGAGGTGGGGAAGGCGGCGCTGTATCTCTGCTCGCCGCTCGCGTCCGGCGTCACCGGCGAGATCATGTATGTGGATTGCGGCTACAACATCATGGCCAGCGTTCCCGCCGAAGAAGCGGCCAAGGCGGAGTAG
- the queA gene encoding tRNA preQ1(34) S-adenosylmethionine ribosyltransferase-isomerase QueA: MSTRLADYDFPLPPELIARYPADKRDRSRLMRLDRATGAISHHTFADLPELLNGGDTLVLNETRVIPARVFGTIPAGAEIEMLVVRFDAGEVVAMVRGLKKLKPGMRIDFGNGLSGEFLRREGEMGVFRFALPEEAVKEWLRVHGAIPLPPYMEREEEPLDRERYQTVFAAKDGSCAAPTAGLHFTPELLARLAEKKVLREKITLHVGPGTFKPITEEDITRHAIDPEYADVPRPLFDRLLDAKRRGGRVVAVGTTVTRSLEAAARHGGEFSGPTGLYISPGFEFRVVDALITNFHLPKSSLLVLAAAFAGRERILAAYAAAVQERYRFYSYGDAMLII; encoded by the coding sequence ATCAGCACGCGGCTGGCCGATTACGATTTTCCGCTGCCGCCGGAACTCATCGCCCGATACCCCGCCGATAAACGCGACCGGTCGCGCCTCATGCGGCTCGACCGCGCCACCGGCGCAATCTCGCATCACACCTTCGCCGATCTGCCGGAACTGCTCAATGGCGGCGATACCCTCGTGCTGAACGAGACCCGCGTGATCCCCGCCCGCGTTTTCGGCACAATTCCCGCCGGAGCGGAAATCGAGATGCTGGTTGTCCGGTTCGACGCGGGCGAAGTCGTCGCCATGGTGCGCGGCCTCAAAAAACTCAAACCCGGAATGCGGATTGATTTTGGCAATGGGCTGAGCGGGGAATTTCTGCGGCGCGAAGGGGAGATGGGCGTTTTCCGGTTCGCGTTGCCGGAGGAGGCGGTCAAGGAATGGCTCCGCGTTCACGGCGCCATTCCGCTGCCGCCGTATATGGAGCGGGAAGAGGAACCGCTCGACCGCGAACGGTATCAAACCGTTTTTGCGGCGAAGGACGGCTCCTGCGCCGCCCCCACCGCCGGACTCCATTTCACGCCGGAGCTTTTGGCGCGGTTGGCGGAAAAGAAGGTTTTGCGGGAAAAAATCACTTTACATGTGGGACCCGGCACGTTCAAGCCCATTACCGAAGAAGACATTACCCGCCACGCCATCGACCCCGAATACGCCGACGTGCCGCGCCCGCTGTTTGACCGCCTGCTGGATGCAAAGCGGCGCGGCGGGCGCGTGGTGGCGGTCGGCACCACCGTCACCCGTTCGCTGGAGGCGGCGGCGCGGCACGGCGGCGAATTCAGCGGCCCGACGGGGCTTTACATATCGCCCGGCTTCGAGTTCCGCGTGGTGGACGCGCTCATCACGAACTTCCATCTGCCGAAATCGTCGCTGCTGGTGCTGGCCGCCGCCTTCGCGGGACGCGAACGGATTTTGGCCGCCTACGCCGCCGCGGTGCAAGAGCGCTACCGCTTTTACTCCTACGGCGACGCGATGCTGATTATCTAG
- a CDS encoding YkgJ family cysteine cluster protein, producing MFAEPDGQKTALVQPFNDNGALDACRDCSGAKCCGNIKHGGTIEPPFLTSFDVAQIGKFTGLHPDVYSEIVVNPHTGNEVRFLKTTSREGCHFLNEGRCTIHDHRPIDCRLFPLDLKMVEGELTWVIYSYNHCELTARDMAILAKQMKTALAALGSETEDYATVPVPGMKNIPFKVVGRALEKPVIV from the coding sequence ATGTTCGCCGAGCCTGACGGCCAAAAGACCGCTCTCGTTCAACCGTTCAACGACAATGGCGCGCTGGACGCGTGCCGCGATTGCTCCGGCGCAAAGTGCTGCGGGAACATAAAGCATGGCGGCACCATCGAGCCTCCGTTCCTGACGTCGTTCGACGTGGCGCAGATCGGGAAATTCACGGGGCTGCACCCGGATGTCTACTCTGAAATCGTCGTGAATCCCCACACCGGCAACGAGGTGCGCTTTTTAAAAACCACCTCCCGCGAGGGGTGCCATTTCCTGAATGAGGGGCGCTGCACCATCCACGATCACCGGCCGATCGACTGCCGCCTTTTTCCGCTGGACTTGAAAATGGTGGAAGGGGAGCTGACTTGGGTTATTTATAGCTACAATCACTGCGAACTGACGGCGCGCGACATGGCGATCCTCGCCAAGCAGATGAAAACGGCGCTTGCCGCGCTGGGAAGCGAGACCGAGGATTATGCCACCGTCCCGGTGCCGGGCATGAAAAACATCCCGTTCAAGGTTGTGGGACGGGCATTGGAAAAGCCGGTCATCGTATAA
- a CDS encoding PPC domain-containing protein — protein MDEPMMPRKGWAVLAAMFLCACGQTSSSLPGGGGGNGGGGLSPTGSCYTAPSRTSSGGGTTILSGTVYYEDRTYDATGFTGVACLPVRNAAVELVSGSAVAAAATTDAAGAYSLTLPAAGTYYVRALAQSGAVYAAVVKDELDSSTYAVRSADIAAAGGDTWNVTLSAGMTGAGSAFNIYDNLVKAQSVLLKYAPAATLPSLTAYWHTGKTTGTYYSLSGGAHRLDILGSASDSDAYDDSVILHEMGHYAAAVFSKDSSGGGAHGLTGHYDIRLTWSEGWANFFSSLVKAELGEPNPHVYVDTNGGSGTGSVTLGFTFEIDTPSFASLTTGADNEVAVANVLWTIYSAGAAPKLGLGFADIWTDVTGGLKADTYVTFEGFYDHWAAAAGHPAGQLDPLLAARGIKYLADAYEPDNSSAAARAIVSGAAGEAHTFFGAGDADWFSVAVTNGTAYTFFTSALGDGADTLMTLYDTNGTTQLDQNDDESASSRASRIAYTATATKTVYLKLEPYRPLINGTDIAYSTGSPWPPQIVKYGYYTFTVQ, from the coding sequence ATGGATGAACCGATGATGCCGCGCAAGGGATGGGCGGTTCTCGCGGCGATGTTCCTGTGCGCCTGCGGCCAAACTTCCAGTTCGCTCCCTGGCGGAGGGGGAGGCAATGGCGGTGGCGGCTTGTCCCCCACCGGTTCCTGTTATACCGCGCCGTCCCGCACGTCGTCGGGCGGCGGGACCACCATCCTTTCCGGCACCGTTTATTACGAAGACCGCACCTACGATGCCACCGGCTTCACGGGCGTTGCCTGTCTGCCGGTGCGCAATGCCGCCGTCGAGCTGGTGAGCGGCTCCGCCGTGGCCGCCGCCGCCACGACCGATGCCGCCGGCGCCTACAGCCTCACGCTTCCCGCCGCGGGCACCTATTACGTCCGGGCGCTCGCCCAAAGCGGGGCGGTGTATGCCGCCGTGGTGAAGGATGAGCTCGACAGTTCCACTTACGCCGTCCGTTCGGCGGATATCGCGGCGGCGGGCGGGGATACCTGGAATGTGACCCTTTCCGCCGGGATGACGGGGGCCGGTTCCGCATTCAACATTTACGATAACCTCGTCAAGGCCCAGTCGGTGTTGCTGAAATACGCTCCCGCCGCAACGCTGCCATCCCTGACCGCCTATTGGCACACCGGCAAAACCACCGGCACCTACTATTCCCTTTCCGGCGGAGCGCATCGGTTGGATATTCTCGGCAGCGCCTCCGATTCCGATGCGTATGACGACAGCGTGATTCTTCACGAGATGGGACACTACGCCGCCGCCGTCTTCTCGAAAGACTCTTCCGGCGGCGGCGCGCACGGTCTGACGGGACACTACGATATCCGGCTTACATGGAGTGAAGGATGGGCCAACTTCTTTTCAAGCCTGGTGAAGGCGGAGTTGGGAGAGCCGAATCCCCATGTGTATGTGGATACCAATGGCGGCAGCGGCACCGGCAGCGTCACGCTCGGGTTCACGTTTGAAATCGATACCCCGTCCTTTGCCTCCCTTACCACCGGAGCCGACAACGAGGTGGCGGTGGCGAACGTGCTTTGGACTATCTACAGCGCCGGAGCCGCGCCAAAGCTGGGGCTTGGGTTTGCCGATATATGGACCGATGTTACGGGAGGACTCAAGGCCGATACATACGTCACCTTCGAGGGGTTTTACGACCATTGGGCCGCCGCGGCGGGGCATCCCGCCGGTCAACTCGACCCGCTGCTGGCGGCGCGCGGCATCAAGTATCTCGCCGATGCCTATGAACCGGACAACAGTTCCGCCGCCGCGCGGGCAATCGTCTCCGGCGCCGCCGGCGAGGCGCACACCTTCTTCGGCGCGGGAGATGCCGATTGGTTCAGCGTCGCCGTCACCAATGGCACGGCGTACACGTTCTTCACCAGCGCGTTGGGGGACGGGGCCGACACGTTGATGACGCTCTATGATACGAACGGCACAACGCAATTGGACCAGAACGACGATGAAAGCGCCAGTTCCCGCGCCTCGCGGATTGCATACACGGCCACCGCCACAAAGACGGTTTACCTGAAGCTGGAGCCGTACCGTCCCCTTATCAATGGCACAGACATCGCGTATAGCACCGGTTCCCCCTGGCCGCCGCAGATAGTGAAATACGGCTACTACACGTTCACCGTTCAGTGA
- a CDS encoding SpoIID/LytB domain-containing protein, translating to MKNFTWPLVAALLICAAPAAVRAEEEAPFPFEMAPEGNILDEPEKAVAPPRLESLLSLEMRVALIRAASSATLAGEGNLLITSAESGARLNTGDLQTITVQRSPHGIRINTLVFPIRSIRVESPDGIIGINGKRYRGYIVLWDNGKGTFDVVNHVMLEDYLRSVVAAEMPKSWPVEALKAQAVAARTYALFRRQEMNENYFDLETTVMDQVYGGVANEDPRTDKAVSGTAGMILMYKNQVARTFFHANCGDRTEDGVEVFQKVSVPYLKSVPCEYGKKSPYYTWQIGVRMNEIEAALARAGLHRGKIASLATQSRTKTGRVKTLALHNGRNVTMVDAVAFRLALGPARLKSTRFTIQKQGTMVTFKGIGYGHGVGLCQWGAKGMADAGRRFGDILGKYYPGATVAVNVLASVPE from the coding sequence ATGAAGAATTTCACATGGCCGCTTGTGGCGGCATTGTTGATTTGCGCCGCGCCCGCCGCCGTGCGGGCGGAGGAGGAAGCGCCGTTCCCCTTTGAGATGGCGCCGGAAGGCAACATCCTTGACGAGCCGGAGAAAGCCGTCGCCCCGCCGCGCCTGGAAAGTCTCCTCAGTCTCGAAATGCGGGTGGCGCTCATCCGCGCCGCCTCGTCCGCCACTCTCGCCGGCGAGGGGAACCTGCTCATCACTTCCGCCGAGAGCGGCGCGCGCCTCAACACCGGCGATCTCCAAACTATTACCGTCCAGCGCAGCCCGCACGGCATCCGCATCAACACGCTCGTTTTCCCCATCCGCTCCATCCGGGTGGAATCGCCGGACGGCATTATCGGCATCAACGGCAAGCGTTATCGCGGCTACATTGTTTTGTGGGATAACGGCAAGGGAACCTTCGACGTGGTGAACCACGTCATGCTGGAGGATTACCTTCGCAGCGTGGTGGCGGCCGAGATGCCGAAATCGTGGCCGGTGGAAGCCCTGAAAGCGCAGGCGGTTGCCGCCCGCACCTACGCGCTTTTCCGGCGGCAGGAAATGAACGAAAACTACTTCGATCTGGAAACCACCGTGATGGATCAGGTATACGGCGGCGTGGCCAACGAAGACCCCCGCACCGACAAAGCGGTCAGCGGCACCGCCGGGATGATCCTGATGTACAAGAATCAGGTGGCCCGCACCTTCTTCCACGCCAACTGCGGCGACCGCACCGAGGATGGAGTCGAAGTCTTCCAAAAGGTGAGTGTGCCGTATCTCAAATCGGTGCCGTGCGAATACGGCAAAAAATCCCCCTATTACACATGGCAGATCGGCGTGCGGATGAACGAGATCGAGGCGGCCCTCGCCCGCGCCGGGCTTCACCGCGGCAAAATCGCATCGCTTGCCACGCAAAGCCGCACGAAGACCGGGCGCGTGAAAACGCTTGCCCTGCACAACGGACGCAACGTGACGATGGTGGACGCCGTCGCTTTCCGCCTGGCGCTCGGCCCGGCCCGCCTGAAAAGCACCCGGTTCACCATCCAAAAACAGGGCACCATGGTCACATTCAAGGGAATCGGTTACGGTCATGGCGTGGGTCTCTGCCAGTGGGGAGCCAAGGGGATGGCGGACGCCGGACGCCGCTTCGGCGATATTTTGGGCAAGTACTATCCCGGCGCAACCGTCGCCGTCAATGTTCTCGCTTCCGTGCCGGAGTGA
- a CDS encoding zinc-dependent alcohol dehydrogenase family protein, with product MKAWVLRKPGPLEGNPLKLERLKLPVPLPGEVLIEVTACGVCRTDLHTVEGEIAAPVLPIGPGHQVVGRVVEAGTGTKTFKVGDRVGVAWLFATCGECAYCRRGNENLCAHARFTGLHRNGGYAEYMVARIEYVYKIPKSFDDAHAAPLLCAGIIGYRALKASGVKAGQRLGLFGFGASAHITLQVAAHQGAEVYVFSRSAEHRRHALALGATWAGTAEETAPAPLDGAISFTPAGAIIPAAMEKLDKGGTLALAGIYVDDIPAMDYEKHLFHEKKICSVTAFTREDAAGLLRAASRVPVKTDVEIFPFKDAPLALKKLKEGKINGAAVLGMA from the coding sequence ATGAAAGCATGGGTATTGCGCAAGCCGGGACCGCTGGAGGGGAACCCGCTCAAGCTTGAGCGGCTGAAGCTGCCGGTGCCGCTGCCGGGGGAAGTTTTGATCGAAGTGACCGCCTGCGGCGTGTGCCGCACCGACCTTCACACGGTGGAGGGGGAGATCGCCGCGCCGGTGCTGCCTATCGGTCCCGGCCACCAGGTGGTGGGGCGCGTGGTGGAGGCCGGAACCGGCACCAAGACGTTCAAAGTGGGCGACCGTGTGGGAGTGGCGTGGCTTTTCGCCACCTGCGGCGAATGCGCGTATTGCCGCCGTGGCAATGAAAACCTTTGCGCCCATGCGCGCTTTACCGGACTGCACCGCAACGGCGGCTATGCCGAATACATGGTGGCGCGCATTGAATACGTTTATAAAATCCCCAAGTCGTTCGACGACGCCCACGCCGCCCCGCTGCTCTGCGCCGGCATCATCGGCTACCGCGCGTTGAAAGCCAGCGGCGTGAAGGCCGGACAACGGCTGGGGCTGTTCGGCTTTGGCGCGTCGGCCCACATCACGCTGCAAGTCGCGGCGCACCAAGGGGCGGAGGTCTATGTTTTTTCCCGCTCCGCGGAACACCGGCGGCATGCGCTGGCGCTCGGCGCAACGTGGGCCGGCACGGCGGAAGAGACCGCCCCCGCGCCCCTGGACGGGGCGATCTCCTTCACTCCCGCCGGAGCGATTATTCCCGCCGCGATGGAAAAATTGGATAAAGGGGGAACGCTCGCCCTCGCGGGGATTTACGTGGACGATATCCCGGCGATGGATTACGAAAAACACCTTTTCCATGAGAAGAAAATATGCTCCGTCACCGCTTTCACGCGCGAAGACGCCGCCGGGCTGCTGCGCGCCGCATCGCGCGTGCCGGTGAAGACCGACGTAGAAATTTTCCCGTTCAAGGACGCGCCGCTGGCCCTCAAAAAGCTCAAGGAGGGCAAAATAAACGGGGCCGCGGTTCTAGGTATGGCATAG